In a genomic window of Nesterenkonia halotolerans:
- a CDS encoding tRNA (cytidine(34)-2'-O)-methyltransferase → MTGVKTPIRVLVDQPEIPGNTGNLIRLAAVTGVELHLAEPLGFDFADAKLRRAGLDYHDLAVMTVHPSLEDAYAALSPERIFAFTGDGSVSHTSISYRAGDVLLFGRESTGLDDTVKADPRITERVRIPMLASRRSLNLANSVSIAVYEAWRQDGFTGSV, encoded by the coding sequence ATGACCGGCGTGAAGACTCCGATTCGTGTGCTGGTGGACCAGCCTGAGATCCCCGGCAACACAGGCAACCTGATCCGGCTGGCGGCGGTCACCGGGGTGGAGCTGCACCTCGCGGAGCCGCTGGGCTTCGACTTCGCCGACGCGAAGCTGCGCCGGGCGGGACTGGATTACCACGACCTTGCGGTGATGACGGTGCATCCGAGCCTGGAGGACGCCTACGCCGCGCTCTCCCCCGAGCGCATCTTCGCCTTCACCGGGGACGGCTCGGTCTCGCACACCTCCATCAGCTACCGGGCGGGCGATGTGCTGCTCTTCGGACGGGAGTCGACCGGGCTGGATGACACGGTGAAGGCAGATCCACGCATCACCGAACGAGTGCGGATCCCCATGCTGGCCTCCCGACGATCGCTGAATCTGGCGAATTCGGTGTCCATCGCCGTCTATGAGGCCTGGCGCCAAGACGGTTTCACCGGCTCCGTCTGA
- a CDS encoding anti-sigma factor domain-containing protein — MDTASDRPASDRPEDRPEDRPDGAATPSDHTEDEHAEYVESEEETFPEDMPEEDAPEQLSDPTLSELLAGSARGDQPSFATFYEATSDVVYGLALLMHADAEGAQDSTLAVYHQLWDQAEERAQDLRLQSQASELLTDEHAADEVDPENAYRPTEYELVLEWLIPLAHQIMVERFREGVATPITLSAVPPEQGGGVAGLPEEIIEDIDSLSDSQTQALALSYLAGGTHQQVAEAVGAAVPAVKSRLRDGMTRMHAQRTTRESELDPILRAAVTKRDVERSGAVNRNFTEDIGSDVEHGLLVELAEIHALDAIDTRERALLDEAALTADEATSRAWDTRVLAARRTLAEIFTAHPVVPPSHLLDEVLHNLSDQEVGMGMVESISSHTEEAPKREPLMKRWMILTGLAVVVLAAVLLIWGFTAGQDIEATADGDPEARVTEGIELSQGGTARAVMSSAEDVGYVDFSEVGELEGDDTYQLWLMPHETGQPSSLGNFTAEELEEEVVTVDGISSHRALQITVEDIRGVERPMGETVAEVQLRERITDGPQYGGSPEDEEQN, encoded by the coding sequence ATGGACACCGCCTCTGACCGCCCCGCATCGGACCGCCCCGAGGACCGTCCTGAGGACCGTCCTGACGGTGCCGCGACACCCTCGGATCACACCGAGGATGAGCACGCCGAATACGTCGAATCCGAGGAGGAGACGTTCCCGGAGGACATGCCCGAGGAGGATGCGCCGGAGCAGCTGAGCGACCCCACGCTCAGTGAGCTGCTCGCGGGCTCGGCGCGCGGCGACCAGCCCTCCTTCGCCACCTTCTATGAGGCGACCTCCGACGTCGTCTATGGTCTTGCGCTGCTCATGCACGCCGACGCCGAGGGAGCCCAGGACTCGACCCTGGCCGTCTACCACCAGTTATGGGATCAGGCGGAGGAGCGCGCCCAGGATCTGCGGCTGCAGTCCCAGGCCTCGGAGCTGCTCACCGATGAGCACGCCGCCGACGAGGTGGATCCGGAGAACGCCTACCGGCCCACGGAGTATGAGCTCGTGCTGGAGTGGCTCATTCCGCTGGCGCACCAGATCATGGTGGAGCGCTTCCGCGAGGGTGTGGCCACCCCGATCACGCTCTCCGCAGTGCCCCCCGAACAGGGTGGAGGGGTGGCGGGCCTGCCCGAGGAGATCATCGAGGACATCGACTCGCTCTCGGACTCACAGACCCAGGCCCTTGCGCTGAGCTACCTGGCCGGCGGAACCCACCAGCAGGTGGCCGAGGCCGTCGGTGCCGCCGTCCCCGCCGTGAAGTCGCGGCTGCGTGACGGCATGACCCGCATGCACGCCCAGCGCACCACGCGGGAATCGGAGCTCGATCCGATCCTGCGCGCGGCGGTGACCAAGCGAGACGTGGAACGCTCTGGGGCGGTGAACCGCAACTTCACCGAGGACATCGGCTCCGACGTCGAGCACGGCCTGCTCGTGGAGCTCGCCGAGATCCACGCGCTGGACGCGATCGACACCCGCGAACGCGCGCTGCTCGACGAGGCGGCGCTGACCGCGGACGAGGCGACCTCACGCGCCTGGGACACCCGCGTGCTGGCCGCTCGACGCACGCTTGCCGAGATCTTCACCGCCCATCCGGTGGTCCCGCCCAGCCACCTGCTCGATGAGGTGCTGCACAACCTCTCCGACCAGGAGGTCGGGATGGGAATGGTCGAATCGATCTCCAGCCATACCGAAGAGGCGCCGAAGCGGGAGCCGCTGATGAAGCGGTGGATGATTTTGACGGGCCTCGCCGTCGTGGTGCTGGCCGCGGTGCTGCTGATCTGGGGGTTCACCGCAGGTCAGGACATCGAGGCCACTGCGGATGGGGATCCGGAGGCCCGCGTCACCGAGGGCATCGAACTCTCCCAGGGCGGCACCGCCCGGGCGGTGATGTCCTCCGCCGAGGATGTCGGCTACGTGGACTTCTCCGAGGTCGGCGAACTCGAGGGTGATGACACCTACCAGCTGTGGCTGATGCCGCATGAGACCGGGCAGCCCAGCTCGCTGGGCAACTTCACCGCCGAGGAGCTGGAGGAGGAGGTCGTCACCGTGGACGGCATATCCTCCCACCGTGCGCTGCAGATCACCGTGGAGGACATCCGCGGGGTCGAGAGGCCCATGGGCGAGACCGTCGCCGAGGTCCAGCTGCGCGAAAGGATCACCGACGGCCCCCAGTACGGCGGGTCACCGGAGGACGAGGAGCAGAACTGA
- the rraA gene encoding ribonuclease E activity regulator RraA yields MDTDFTTCDLYDADESLQSLSLQLLNLGGKPRFTGRVRTISCFRDNGLVKEVLNSPGDGSVLVVDGAGSVDSALMGDLMAASAIENGWSGVVIHGAIRDRVDLARMDLGVRALGSNPRKSVKDGLGQIDVPLQFGGVTFVPGATLWSDEDGVLVTPA; encoded by the coding sequence ATGGACACCGATTTCACCACCTGCGACCTCTACGACGCCGATGAGTCGCTGCAGTCGCTGTCGCTGCAGCTGCTCAACCTCGGCGGGAAGCCACGCTTCACCGGCCGGGTGCGCACGATCAGCTGCTTCCGCGACAACGGCCTGGTCAAGGAGGTGCTGAACTCCCCCGGCGACGGTTCGGTGCTGGTGGTCGACGGCGCCGGGTCGGTCGACTCCGCGCTGATGGGAGACCTGATGGCCGCCTCCGCGATCGAGAACGGCTGGTCCGGGGTCGTCATCCACGGCGCCATCCGCGACCGGGTGGACCTCGCGCGAATGGACCTCGGCGTGCGCGCCCTGGGGTCCAATCCGCGCAAGTCCGTCAAGGACGGCCTGGGGCAGATCGACGTGCCGCTGCAGTTCGGCGGCGTCACCTTCGTCCCGGGAGCCACGCTGTGGTCCGACGAGGACGGAGTGCTGGTCACCCCCGCCTGA
- a CDS encoding PIG-L deacetylase family protein has translation MTPDQLVQQHGITRVLAFGAHPDDIDFGAAGTIAGLTASGVEVTVCLLTSGDAGGFELGRDSAEMARLREVEQCEASALLGVHDVIVLDERDGFVRPTDELVGKIVRVMRQVRPEVVISPHPERAWDRLQKSHPDHMACGEAVVRAAYPYVENPFAYPELQAAGLEAFKIGHLLLTTAPQHQVNLRLDVTGQEAVKMAALRQHFSQHPDAERMEGFVLDQMREIHAGDGFAEEFHWVTVNAPDTISGF, from the coding sequence ATGACTCCGGATCAGCTCGTCCAGCAGCATGGGATCACTCGGGTCCTGGCCTTCGGAGCCCACCCCGATGACATCGATTTCGGGGCGGCCGGCACGATCGCCGGGCTGACCGCCTCCGGCGTCGAGGTCACGGTGTGTCTGCTCACCTCAGGTGACGCCGGTGGCTTCGAGCTGGGACGCGACTCCGCAGAGATGGCTCGGCTGCGCGAGGTCGAGCAGTGCGAAGCCTCGGCGCTGCTCGGAGTCCACGACGTGATCGTGCTTGATGAGCGCGACGGATTCGTGAGACCCACCGATGAGCTCGTCGGCAAGATCGTGCGGGTGATGCGCCAGGTCAGACCCGAGGTGGTCATCTCGCCGCATCCCGAGCGGGCCTGGGACAGGCTGCAGAAGTCTCACCCGGACCATATGGCCTGCGGGGAGGCCGTGGTCCGCGCGGCATACCCGTATGTGGAGAATCCCTTCGCCTACCCGGAGCTGCAGGCCGCGGGTCTGGAGGCGTTCAAGATCGGGCACCTGCTGCTCACCACGGCGCCGCAGCACCAGGTGAACCTGCGCCTGGACGTCACGGGTCAGGAAGCCGTGAAGATGGCGGCCCTGCGCCAGCACTTCAGCCAGCACCCGGACGCCGAACGCATGGAGGGCTTCGTGCTGGATCAGATGCGCGAGATCCATGCCGGAGACGGATTCGCCGAGGAGTTCCACTGGGTCACCGTCAACGCTCCGGACACGATCAGCGGATTCTGA
- a CDS encoding S1C family serine protease: MSSDPNNTGDRDPVHPAEDATQRIDPVSSAHDAPQDPAQDAPQDTPHDSAQGAPQNPVQEAPQETYSAGWPAAASTPPQGEPTQHGQPAHQGEPGQQGQPFYGQQSYGQEQYGQQPYGQNQYGQQPYGQQPYGQDAHGNEQYGQQAYGQNAHGQQAGFSPYAYGQAPGAAQTPPGQRPPRPKRTVGVGGVALAVVLAGLLGGGVGAGTAALLDDDGVTTSSSGGVEINNPETATVVTAAAAKASPSVVTLAVSEGGQGGSGSGIILDDQGHVLTNTHVVTLGGAAADPEIQVRMNDGSVTNAEVVGTDPLSDLAVVQLEDVEGIQPAELGSSADLNVGNQTIAIGSPLGLAGTVTDGIVSTLNRTISVASSAVEDDAADAPDAPEETPEGEGFEFYFPDMEGSPTQGSIHLNVIQTDAAINRGNSGGALVDDQGRVIGVNVAIASSGGAAETDAGSIGVGFAVPIDYAQRVAEEIIANGEVSHGLLGVTVAAAGSQSGAEQDESGAPTMSGFTVGALIDDVPEGSPAQEAGLQAGDIITAVNDRRIEDSIALTATIREYAADESVTVTYQRDGQQDEVEVTLGTI; encoded by the coding sequence ATGAGCTCAGATCCGAACAACACCGGAGATCGCGATCCGGTCCATCCCGCTGAGGATGCCACGCAGCGGATCGACCCGGTCTCCTCCGCACACGACGCTCCGCAGGACCCTGCGCAGGACGCGCCCCAGGACACTCCACACGATTCCGCGCAGGGCGCCCCGCAGAATCCCGTTCAGGAAGCCCCGCAGGAGACGTACTCCGCGGGATGGCCCGCCGCCGCGTCCACGCCGCCGCAGGGAGAGCCGACCCAGCACGGCCAGCCCGCTCACCAGGGTGAGCCCGGCCAGCAGGGTCAGCCGTTCTATGGCCAGCAGTCCTACGGTCAGGAACAGTATGGTCAGCAGCCCTACGGCCAGAACCAGTACGGGCAGCAGCCTTATGGCCAGCAGCCCTATGGGCAGGATGCACACGGCAATGAACAGTATGGCCAGCAGGCCTATGGGCAGAATGCCCACGGCCAGCAGGCCGGATTCAGCCCCTACGCCTACGGTCAGGCCCCAGGCGCCGCGCAGACTCCTCCCGGACAGCGGCCTCCACGCCCCAAGCGCACCGTAGGTGTGGGGGGAGTGGCGCTCGCCGTCGTCCTCGCGGGTCTGCTGGGCGGTGGAGTCGGAGCCGGCACCGCTGCCCTGCTCGATGACGATGGTGTGACCACGTCCTCCTCCGGCGGCGTGGAGATCAACAATCCCGAGACTGCCACCGTCGTGACCGCGGCCGCCGCCAAGGCATCGCCCTCGGTGGTGACACTGGCCGTCAGCGAGGGCGGACAGGGCGGGTCCGGCTCCGGAATCATCCTTGATGATCAGGGCCATGTCCTGACGAACACCCACGTGGTGACCCTCGGCGGCGCCGCAGCCGATCCCGAGATCCAGGTGCGGATGAATGATGGTTCGGTCACCAATGCGGAGGTCGTCGGCACCGACCCGCTCAGCGACCTCGCAGTGGTCCAGCTCGAAGACGTCGAGGGCATCCAGCCCGCCGAGCTCGGCTCCTCCGCAGACCTCAATGTGGGCAATCAGACCATCGCCATCGGCTCCCCGCTGGGTCTCGCGGGGACCGTCACCGATGGCATCGTCTCCACGCTGAATCGCACGATCTCCGTGGCATCCTCCGCTGTGGAAGACGACGCCGCAGACGCCCCCGACGCTCCGGAGGAGACCCCGGAGGGTGAAGGCTTCGAGTTCTACTTCCCTGACATGGAGGGCTCTCCCACCCAGGGCTCGATCCACCTCAACGTCATCCAGACCGACGCCGCGATCAACCGCGGAAACTCCGGCGGTGCCCTGGTCGACGATCAGGGTCGCGTGATCGGTGTCAACGTGGCCATTGCCTCCTCCGGCGGTGCCGCCGAGACCGACGCGGGCTCGATCGGCGTGGGCTTCGCCGTCCCCATCGACTACGCGCAGCGGGTCGCCGAGGAGATCATCGCCAACGGCGAGGTCTCCCATGGTCTCCTCGGAGTCACTGTCGCGGCGGCAGGCTCCCAGTCCGGTGCCGAGCAGGACGAGTCCGGAGCACCCACGATGTCCGGCTTCACCGTCGGCGCCCTGATCGACGACGTCCCGGAGGGCTCACCGGCGCAGGAGGCCGGCCTCCAGGCGGGAGACATCATCACCGCGGTCAATGATCGTCGGATCGAGGATTCCATCGCGCTGACCGCCACCATCCGCGAATATGCCGCCGATGAGTCCGTCACCGTGACCTACCAGCGCGACGGACAGCAGGACGAGGTCGAGGTGACCCTTGGCACCATCTGA
- a CDS encoding coiled-coil domain-containing protein: MVPDAVLNPPITLGAIFIGPLLIGAVILGLIGLGAVWLSGGKKQTRRLQGAGGGQEIGGRRESARQLTAEQRRLQQMSLEELRREAGSLLIAADNAVNSSEQEILFASAAYGDDQVAPFQRDVEEAREHLQESFRMQHQVDRDPPESEDEARDLLRKVIANCQRVSETLESHRQDFESLRSLELDPRPALSQLRTRIEELDQRRTQAQKRLSDLQSKYDDEALTSFTEGLDRSAHSLQAAATAADAAESALESAEPSEAVVAIHTGEESAGEAGKLIESLEETQLRLRSAEQNLSVGLDQTEQDIAQARATMEAGQSHDLAGPIAAAQAAVTQVRRDLDSGEKINPLELLNSLEVAHRELDEPLNAVRDQQARDRRAREVLQTEILTARHQVQSSRDYLGARRGGSTSRTRMAEAERSLAEAESLGDGQPAKALELATQAKTLAVQAAQIARQESAEDALMNGGGGGYGGGFGGFGMPGGYGHMGRGGFGRGSMGGFGRRRRMF; encoded by the coding sequence ATGGTGCCCGACGCAGTCCTCAATCCACCCATCACCCTCGGGGCGATCTTCATCGGTCCCCTGCTGATCGGCGCAGTGATCCTCGGCCTGATCGGACTCGGGGCAGTATGGCTCTCCGGCGGCAAGAAGCAGACCCGCCGGCTCCAGGGCGCCGGGGGCGGGCAGGAGATCGGCGGCCGCCGAGAATCAGCCCGCCAGCTCACCGCCGAGCAGCGGCGGCTGCAGCAGATGAGCCTCGAGGAGCTGCGGCGCGAGGCGGGGTCGCTGCTGATCGCCGCAGACAATGCGGTGAACTCCTCGGAGCAGGAGATCCTCTTCGCCAGCGCCGCCTACGGAGATGACCAGGTGGCACCCTTCCAGCGCGACGTCGAAGAGGCCCGCGAACACCTCCAGGAGTCCTTCCGGATGCAGCATCAGGTGGATCGTGATCCGCCGGAGTCCGAGGACGAGGCCCGTGATCTGCTGCGCAAGGTCATCGCCAACTGCCAGCGTGTCAGCGAGACGCTGGAATCCCACCGGCAGGACTTCGAATCGCTGCGAAGCCTCGAGCTTGACCCACGGCCGGCACTGAGTCAGCTGCGGACACGCATCGAGGAGCTTGACCAGCGCCGCACACAGGCACAGAAGCGCCTCTCGGACCTGCAGTCCAAGTACGACGACGAGGCACTCACCTCCTTCACCGAGGGTCTCGACCGCTCTGCACACAGTCTGCAGGCAGCCGCGACCGCGGCCGACGCCGCAGAGTCAGCCCTCGAGTCCGCCGAGCCCTCAGAGGCGGTGGTCGCCATCCACACCGGCGAGGAGTCCGCCGGGGAGGCAGGAAAGCTGATCGAATCCCTGGAGGAGACTCAGCTGAGGCTGCGCAGCGCAGAACAGAACCTCAGCGTCGGCCTGGATCAGACCGAGCAGGACATCGCCCAGGCGCGCGCCACCATGGAGGCGGGCCAGTCTCATGATCTGGCTGGACCCATCGCCGCCGCCCAGGCCGCGGTCACCCAGGTCCGCCGGGACCTGGACTCCGGGGAGAAGATCAACCCGCTGGAGCTGCTGAACTCCCTGGAGGTGGCGCACCGGGAGCTGGACGAGCCGCTCAACGCGGTCCGCGACCAGCAGGCCCGGGACCGACGCGCCCGGGAGGTGCTGCAGACCGAGATCCTCACCGCCCGGCACCAGGTGCAGTCCTCGCGCGACTACCTGGGGGCCCGACGCGGCGGGTCGACCTCCCGGACCCGCATGGCCGAGGCGGAGCGCAGCCTCGCCGAAGCCGAGTCCCTGGGTGACGGCCAACCCGCCAAGGCCCTGGAGCTCGCGACCCAGGCCAAGACCCTTGCAGTGCAGGCGGCACAGATCGCCCGGCAGGAATCAGCCGAGGACGCGCTGATGAACGGGGGCGGGGGCGGCTACGGAGGTGGTTTCGGCGGCTTCGGCATGCCCGGCGGCTACGGACACATGGGCCGCGGAGGTTTCGGCCGCGGCTCGATGGGCGGATTCGGGCGCCGTCGTCGGATGTTCTGA
- a CDS encoding PspA/IM30 family protein has protein sequence MSKQSILGRMSQLVRANVNAMLDRSEDPEKMLDQMVRDFTNNISEAEEAIAQTIGNLRMMEDDYSEDLENSRSWGQKALAASRKADEFRDSGNTDNAQKFDNLAKVAIQRQMEAESSAKSAEPTITSQREIVDRLKTGLEQMKTKRQQLVSKRDELIARSRAAHAQSQVHDAVKSIDVMDPTSEVGRFEEKIRREEARVRGRNELAASSLDAQFESLEDLGEQAEVDARLAALKSGSSSQGALGAGTGSAENTGSAEAGVDERDFAQLETEDRERG, from the coding sequence GTGAGCAAGCAGTCCATTCTAGGTCGCATGTCCCAGCTGGTACGCGCGAACGTCAACGCCATGCTGGATCGTTCCGAGGACCCGGAGAAGATGCTCGACCAGATGGTCCGAGACTTCACCAACAACATCTCCGAGGCTGAAGAGGCGATCGCTCAGACCATCGGCAACCTGCGCATGATGGAGGACGACTACAGCGAGGATCTCGAGAACTCTCGCTCCTGGGGCCAGAAGGCCCTCGCCGCCTCCCGCAAGGCCGACGAGTTCCGCGACAGCGGCAACACCGACAACGCGCAGAAGTTCGACAATCTGGCCAAGGTCGCGATCCAGCGCCAGATGGAGGCCGAGTCCTCGGCCAAGTCCGCCGAGCCGACCATCACCTCCCAGCGCGAGATCGTGGACCGGCTCAAGACCGGTCTTGAGCAGATGAAGACCAAGCGCCAGCAGCTGGTGTCCAAGCGTGATGAGCTCATCGCACGCTCCCGCGCCGCCCACGCGCAGTCCCAGGTCCACGACGCCGTGAAGTCCATCGACGTGATGGACCCGACCTCGGAGGTCGGACGCTTCGAAGAGAAGATCCGCCGCGAAGAGGCCCGGGTGCGCGGACGCAACGAGCTCGCCGCCTCCTCCCTGGATGCGCAGTTCGAGTCCCTGGAGGACCTGGGCGAGCAGGCTGAGGTCGATGCCCGCCTGGCAGCGCTGAAGAGCGGCAGCTCCTCCCAGGGTGCCCTGGGCGCCGGCACCGGCAGCGCCGAGAACACTGGCAGCGCCGAGGCCGGAGTCGACGAGCGGGACTTTGCCCAGCTCGAGACGGAGGACCGCGAGCGCGGCTGA
- the pdxS gene encoding pyridoxal 5'-phosphate synthase lyase subunit PdxS, whose amino-acid sequence MTTEATTPATEATGATAVNTGLAQMLKGGVIMDVVTPEQARIAEEAGAVAVMALERVPADIRATGGVARMSDPDLISGIIETVSIPVMAKARIGHFVEAQILEHLKVDYIDESEVLSPADYVHHIDKSKFKVPFVCGATNLGEALRRITEGASMIRSKGEAGTGDVSEAMKHIRTINAEIARLTSLAEDELYLAAKDLQAPYALVKQVAREGRLPVVLFVAGGVATPADAALMMQMGADGVFVGSGIFKAGNPAERAAAIVKATTYFDDPAVVTEASKGLGEAMVGINVADLPAPHRLAERGW is encoded by the coding sequence GTGACCACTGAGGCCACCACGCCCGCCACCGAGGCCACCGGCGCCACCGCCGTCAACACCGGGCTCGCCCAGATGCTCAAGGGCGGCGTGATCATGGACGTGGTCACCCCCGAACAGGCGCGCATCGCCGAAGAGGCCGGCGCCGTCGCCGTCATGGCTCTGGAGCGTGTGCCCGCCGACATCCGCGCCACCGGCGGTGTGGCCCGGATGTCTGACCCGGACCTGATCAGCGGGATCATCGAGACGGTGTCCATCCCGGTGATGGCCAAGGCACGCATCGGTCACTTCGTCGAGGCGCAGATCCTGGAGCACCTCAAGGTCGACTACATCGACGAGTCCGAGGTCCTCTCCCCCGCCGACTATGTCCACCACATCGACAAGTCCAAGTTCAAGGTGCCCTTCGTCTGCGGCGCCACCAACCTGGGCGAGGCGCTGCGCCGCATCACCGAGGGCGCCTCGATGATCCGCTCCAAGGGCGAGGCCGGCACCGGAGACGTCTCCGAGGCCATGAAGCACATCCGCACCATCAACGCCGAGATCGCCCGGCTGACCTCCCTGGCCGAGGACGAGCTCTACCTCGCCGCCAAGGACCTCCAGGCCCCGTACGCCCTGGTGAAGCAGGTCGCCCGCGAAGGACGCCTTCCCGTGGTGCTCTTCGTCGCCGGTGGCGTGGCCACCCCTGCCGACGCCGCCCTGATGATGCAGATGGGCGCGGACGGCGTGTTCGTCGGCTCCGGCATCTTCAAGGCCGGCAACCCCGCGGAGCGTGCGGCCGCCATCGTCAAGGCCACCACGTACTTCGATGACCCTGCCGTGGTCACCGAGGCCTCCAAGGGCCTGGGCGAAGCCATGGTGGGCATCAACGTGGCCGATCTTCCCGCACCCCACCGCCTCGCCGAGCGCGGCTGGTGA
- the pdxT gene encoding pyridoxal 5'-phosphate synthase glutaminase subunit PdxT translates to MSTPHIGVLALQGAVAEHARALQAAGAQVSTVRRPAELEGLDGLIVPGGESTTMARLAAPVHLMEAIRERHAEGMSMFGTCAGMILMADQILDAEALTGFERIGGLDVVVRRNGYGSQLDSFTGALTVSGLPGTDLTPLQAVFIRAPIIESVGSEVEVIASWQDRPVAVRQGRVLAASFHPELTPDHRLHEHFVQIAGARLSS, encoded by the coding sequence GTGAGCACACCCCACATCGGGGTCCTGGCGCTGCAGGGGGCCGTGGCAGAACATGCCCGCGCCCTGCAGGCCGCCGGGGCCCAGGTCTCCACGGTGCGCCGTCCGGCCGAGCTCGAGGGCCTCGACGGACTGATCGTCCCCGGAGGCGAGTCCACCACGATGGCCCGGCTCGCCGCCCCGGTGCACCTGATGGAAGCCATCCGCGAACGTCACGCCGAGGGGATGTCCATGTTCGGCACCTGCGCCGGCATGATCCTGATGGCAGATCAGATCCTCGACGCGGAGGCGCTCACCGGCTTCGAGCGGATCGGCGGGCTCGATGTGGTCGTGCGTCGCAACGGCTACGGCAGCCAGCTCGACTCCTTCACCGGCGCGCTGACCGTGAGCGGACTGCCCGGAACCGACCTCACCCCGCTGCAGGCGGTGTTCATCCGGGCTCCCATCATCGAATCTGTGGGCTCCGAGGTCGAGGTCATCGCCTCCTGGCAGGACCGACCGGTGGCCGTGCGGCAGGGCCGGGTGCTGGCCGCCAGCTTCCACCCGGAGCTGACTCCGGATCACCGCCTTCACGAGCATTTCGTCCAGATCGCCGGAGCTCGGCTCAGCAGCTGA
- a CDS encoding variant leucine-rich repeat-containing protein, with protein sequence MTDGPENGQSSTGPAARAADPNTPQVQLHMLAGDHPELRPLIAENPNTYPELLEWLAGLDDPAVNAALARRAGHGGGIDPAEQNTTMLPATGPGQGGGTEEFSAVRQDRPADYEQPGQPAPYESGYSQGYAEPQPRAGYYPSAPAQGAPWQAPHPAASYPAGAYPVEREEEPRRRSGGTCAIVFLIILLAVAAVVAAYFLIFGGVFSGDDDADQDTVSQGEVHGEQEQAPEEEPNAEESTPAEEDPEAETEEGTTRPAPDGAQDIPAFTAPSGNINCTMNADELECSILDYTFDSPEDCDGPARFSLASEEAQLGCGETGGAESATLQYGQSASNGRFACVSSESGFECWNTETGSGFFMARQSYQLQD encoded by the coding sequence ATGACAGATGGACCAGAGAACGGGCAGAGTTCAACGGGGCCAGCGGCCCGCGCCGCCGATCCGAACACGCCTCAGGTCCAGCTGCACATGCTCGCCGGGGATCATCCCGAGCTGCGCCCGCTGATCGCCGAGAACCCCAACACCTACCCCGAGCTGCTCGAATGGCTCGCCGGTCTCGATGACCCAGCCGTCAACGCCGCCCTGGCGCGCCGCGCCGGCCATGGCGGGGGGATCGACCCCGCCGAGCAGAACACCACCATGCTTCCGGCCACCGGCCCTGGCCAGGGCGGCGGCACCGAAGAGTTCTCCGCAGTGCGGCAGGATCGGCCCGCTGACTATGAGCAGCCTGGTCAGCCGGCGCCCTACGAGTCCGGCTATTCCCAGGGCTACGCCGAACCGCAGCCCCGAGCCGGCTACTACCCCTCGGCTCCCGCGCAGGGTGCTCCGTGGCAGGCACCGCACCCGGCGGCGTCGTACCCTGCCGGCGCCTATCCGGTCGAACGCGAGGAGGAGCCGCGCCGTCGCAGCGGAGGCACCTGTGCGATCGTCTTCCTGATCATCCTGCTGGCCGTCGCCGCCGTGGTCGCCGCCTACTTCCTGATCTTCGGCGGCGTGTTCAGCGGGGACGACGACGCCGACCAGGACACCGTCTCCCAGGGCGAGGTCCACGGTGAGCAGGAGCAGGCCCCCGAGGAGGAGCCGAACGCGGAGGAGAGCACCCCCGCAGAGGAAGATCCCGAAGCAGAGACCGAAGAGGGGACGACTCGTCCCGCGCCCGACGGCGCCCAGGACATCCCTGCCTTCACCGCGCCCTCGGGCAACATCAACTGCACCATGAACGCCGATGAGCTCGAGTGCAGCATCCTCGACTACACCTTCGACAGCCCCGAGGACTGCGACGGCCCCGCGCGGTTCTCGCTGGCCTCCGAGGAGGCCCAGCTGGGCTGCGGGGAGACCGGCGGCGCCGAGTCTGCGACGCTGCAGTACGGTCAGTCCGCGAGCAACGGACGCTTCGCCTGCGTCTCCTCGGAGTCCGGGTTCGAGTGCTGGAACACCGAGACCGGCAGCGGCTTCTTCATGGCCCGGCAGAGCTACCAGCTCCAGGACTGA